ACTGTTCCAGCTACTGTATCGATATTTATTGCCATTTAAGTAGTTACTTTAAATACTTTATGTAAAACATTGCTCTAACTTATTGACACACTTCACCGACACCGCCCGACACTGTCTTTGGTCGCGTAGCCATAGACTAATGACTTTCACAGAGATACTTCGCAATTCCTCTAGAGTCTAGATACATTACTTACATCTTACCTTTACCTACATTTGATCATGTACAATGTAAAATTGGTATTTTAATTACGTAgttaaaatgttaataaatacCTAAATTCATAATTACAGTCCTACTATTAGGAAATGCAGCGAAGCAGTAGCATAAAACTGTTGCAAAGATACAAAAAGTAATTCTCATGATGCTGAAAAAGTTGGTCTTTAAATTTtgtaacaaaattaatttcattttggtaATTCAGATTTGAATGCCGATCGACAGTCTGAGTCGTGATGCAATTATAGAAGCTGTACATGGTGTATTCCCTCTCTTTGGGGTCTTATTCATGCTCACAAACATGCAGTAAGGGTGAAGTTAGCTGCACCTGAAAAATAAGATCCAAAAAGAAAGCGCATTGTGAGAACCCACCACTCTGGATTAGTTCCATCAAAGCCTGAGCTCTCGCACATCAATTATACATAATACTTTTAGGAACTAGAAACTTTCTAGCAACAAAGTCAGAAACTTGGTCCTTTCTTAGCCAGTTTAGCCAAGTGCAATGTTGGTGGTTGGAAACTAACTGttgcagcagagcaaagcggCAAACCAAGGCGGAGAGTAACGGCCCGTAGAGCATGCGCAGTGCAACGGCTCTCAATGTTCTAGCTCTAGCGTTGGCTACAAAAGCAATCAGCCAACAGTAATATGCCCAGTCGTTGCTAGCGAGTTGAAAGTTAATGTTGTGGCTGAAAAAAAGTTAGAAATAAAGAGGGATTGCCACTAGTCACAGGACATTTCGGACCGGATGCAAGCGTGCGtgacaattaaaaattaaaatccaaGTGAATAGACCAAAGGCAACCAAAGGCAGTGCAAGTCAGATAATTGCAGGCAGAGAGGGGAGGTGCGGTCGGAGCAGCATGTTCTTTCGACGTATTTTGGAACGCAAAGATAGCAGCAGTAACAATGCGCCGCTCCCTATAGCTTCCACAGCAACGTCAGCGGCCAATGGCAGTCGAACCCGCACGCCGATGAGTGACTACAACAGCGAGGACAGCGAGAGTGTCACTTATGTGAGTGGTGGCACTGCCAGCGAAGTCAAGGACAAGAATAACAACCAgtcagggactgggactggggctggtaTGAAAATGCAACGACGAGCAGAGGCCCCGGCGATGGGTGGTGCAACTGTGCAACTGACACCGCTGTGGGAGCATATTCTTCGCACACGCCGCCTGCCGGAAACCATTAGCCCCAGcgccatgtttgccgagttccATGAGCGGCTGCAGGATCCCGAGTGGCAGGTGCGCCAGCACGCCCTGCGAGTGCTCGTCGATGTCCTTGTGGTGATGCAAGACCGAGCCGACAGCCacatggaggagcagcagctgatcggCCTGCTGGTCGAGAACCTGGGCCACCAGGCGCCCACCGTTCGCAAGGGAGCACTCGACTGCCTGCGCGTGTATCTGGCGGAAACAGCTGTACCCGAATCGGTGGTCCTCAGGATACTCGACACTGGACTGTCCCCCAAGGACTCGGACCACGGGCGACTTAGCTGCGGCGTTCTGCTCTCACTGCCCGCCATACTCCAATCGATTTTGCACACCCCCCAGCGGCATTTTATCGTGCAGCAGGCACTGCAGCGTGTGGTGCAACATTTGGAGCAACTGCCGCAGCAGGAGCTCACGCTGAAGGTTCTGTCCAAGATGCGAGAGCTCCTGGGAGTCCACGAATTTGAAGCCATTATGAACACGGTGGGCGGACACACCACCCTCAGCAAGTACTACCAACTGTGTCAGGTGTATGGAGTGTCTGAGAAGCAGAATCGCCTGGGAGAAGTCAAAACGGGCGCCTGGCGGGCGCTGCCCAGGGAGcagagctggaggagcagcagccatcccTTGGACGcttcgctgcagctgcagcaggccagTTGTTCGGACAAGGGAAAGGTCATAATGGAAACGGAAATCCAGATCAATGATGACACCGTCACCATGCGGCTGCTCGAGGCGGACACTGAGACGGAGGAGTCCGACAGTCCAGCGCGAGTTTACTCCCAGGAAATGGAGACCAAAGAGCTGGTTTGCCGCTCCTTGCCGAGTGCGAGTAGATCCAGGGTAGATCAGGATATGCGAGAAGCGGCAGGCATCGTGCAAGTCATCAGCGACTCTGAGCTGGATgagcctccagctgctgcggcgggAACGGAGAACAAGTCAGAGCCCAGCACGCCCTCGCGTGGCCTGAAGCGCGTGACATTTGGTGGGGAGGTGGTGAAAATGCGCACACCCGACAGCGATGCGGCCACCAGCAATACCAAGCGAACAGCTCAACCCATTGTTATAGCGCTGGATGACTCCTCGGGCGCCACGCTGCAATCGCCGTTGGAGGATGAACCTCTCGAGAGCACACCAAGTGACAGCAAGACCTCAGCGCTGGTTGTGGATATACCCAATGATAATACGAAGCCATTGCCACGCCCATACAGCTCTCAGTCGGTGCGAGCACAGAGCCAAGTGCAAGCGGATCATTCCACGACAAgtggcagtcccagtcccagctccaAACAGCAGGAAGCAGACTCCAAGCAGACTCCATCGCCGCATTCCCCACAGCTCTACCGCAGTCGCAGCACGAGTCCAgcgggcagcaacaacatcagtCCCAAGGTGCCGCACAAGCAGATCGAAGTGCTGCACAATCTTCAGCGGGATCCATCGCCGCGTTCACAGCGCCGCAATGAGGATATGGCAGAGCGTTCTCCATCCCCCGGCCAATCCCAGCGAGCACGCAGCAACTCCATCATATCCGCAGAGTCGCCAGTGACACCAAAGTCCTGGGAGGATCTGGACATTGTCAACTATAAAACTCTGATGGATCTCAGATCTGGGGTAAGTTGCGAAAACTGTGTCGATTGACGCCATAATTGCAGTCGAATTGTTGTCCAAATTTAGCATGCTCCAACGGTAATTGTTTCTGCACCCCAAACAGTGTTGTGTATTGCCCGAAAATGAAACAATGAAATTATACCACACGCTAACCCACGCCCCAACCAACGCAGCCGGCCGGCCTGTGCCCCCTACCctactccctctctcttgctgttcTAACTGGGTCACTAGGATATGTTCAATTTCATATGCGTTCATAATTCTGCCTTCATAATggcagccaccgccagcgCTGGGCTTTATTACGTACGAGACACGCATCGTCCCAGCGCCAGCTCCACCTTCGACGTGTAGCCTGGCGCtgctattattattgttgctccGTACTCGCTTTGCTTCGACCCCCTTGCTAATGAAAATTTCAGCGATAAGCCCTTGCCCCCCCTGCACTCACTCATATCGATGACGAtggggaaaacaaaagcaaaccctGGCTGGGTGTCGGAGCGAGCCCCCGTATCAATGACCTATTAATTTTTGACGTTTCCATttcaaaagccaacaaattatTTGCTTCAAGTACTTTTGGGCAAATCCAAACGATTTCTTGCCACTTTCTCTTGGGCGGGAAACCCGCTTAAATTTCCACGTCAATGTGCGTCAGTCAGCAGTTGAAAGTTAAAGTTGAAAGAACCAAATCACGCTGCTACTTGCCCGCTGAGATGTGCCGCTTATCAAGCCCAACTTTCTGAGTGGGAAAAAAGCGACTTGGGCATTCCGGTAATAGTTGCATGTTATGCGGAATCCATGCGGAATGGGTATtggattgcagcagcagcagcggctacATAGTGGAGTGCCAAAGAGGAGTCCTACGGTCAATCATTTAAGTGCACGCGATAttcatagcagcagcagcagcagcagcagcttgccggaacaaaaacaagagcaCAAGAACGAGTACAGAGCCCATCACTCACACCACAGCTTGCATATGCGACGATAAAATAGTAGGACCAACGTCCTccggctgggactgggactggggctgggactgtggGCCGCTGCAGAGCGTGCCAGGAAGTGGGTCAGTTCGggcaccaaaaaaatataagaagaACATTAACCGAAATTATAGCGCGTACCAAATACAAAAcgggcaaagaaaaaagtcAACCAGCAATGGCATGGGTTTGGGCAGTGTCTCGAAACTATCTAAAGTTTGGCAAATGAACAAACACTTTATGGCGGAAATATTCGCATTGCATGAATAGATctaatttgccaaaatgtaGTAGCAATAAAACACTTTCCTAACTCACATTTACCTTCCTTCTCTTTCCGCACAGGACTGGCGGCATCGCCTGCAGGGCTTTGCCCATCTGGAGCTGGCCCTCAGCTCCTCGAGCAACTTGGCTCAGGTGCAGCCGTACTTGGACAGTCTGCTGCGCACTTTGCTCTCCTCCGAGCGACACTTCGAGGTGGCTGAGCTGAAGCGTGAGCTGCTGGTGAATTTGATCACACGCCTGCCGCTGGACAACTTGGAGGAGCGCACGCTGCAGATTCTCACAGGACTGTGTCGCCAGGGCACCGCAGGAGCCAATCGAGTGTGCAAGGCGCTGATGCAGCGACTGCCAGCGGGCACAATTGTGGCCAAGCTCACGGCGCCAGAGTTTATGCATGCCAAGAGCTCAAAGGTGAGTTCAGGAAAGGTTCCACAAAGTCTAAGTGAAACTAATACGATGATTTATTGCTCCACAGTTCCGTGATCATGCACTCCAAATGTCCATCTTCGCTTTGATGACTTTTCCCGGCACCTGCTTTGACATCAACCTGCTGACGGCGCAGACCATTTACTCCTCGCTGAATCGCAAGCGACGCGTACGCCAGGCGGCTCTGGAGGTGCTTGCCGTCCTGGCTGACATCTCTTCGGTCAAGCAGGTGCTGGCCATCGTGTCCGAAATGGCTGCAGGCGTGGAGCTCGGTCCACCCATGCTGGAGGCTGCCAGAATGCGTCTGTCCCGCCTGCAGTTACCCATCATAACGCCGGACAGCTCCGTGCTCTTTGTCTTCAATCAAACGGACACGCCCGGCAATCGGCGTGGTGCAGATGTGGACTGGATCAATCAGGGCGATGGCTCAGCCTCACCAAATGCTGTGAAGAGGCGACGCATGCGTGCCGCCAGCAGACAGCGTGGTGTGCAGGAGGGCACGGAGGCAAAGGACAGAACACAGACACTCCACAGGTGAGCAGCGGACTACCTTTAAGCTCCCTTGataacttttacttttcccttCAGTTTTAGTCACGTCAATGAGAATCTGCATCGACATTCCTTCCACTCTCCGCCAGAGACGCTGGACAtgaccagccccagccccaatgTGAGTTTTATGCGAAGCCAAATGGtgaacgaaaataaataaaatattcctttTCCCTTAGGACTTTTCGCAGAGATTAAGTTTTGGCGCTAATAGGACAATGCATGGTGAGTTTTCTTTACAGTTTTGCAAAGATTCCCCTTAGTAATGTGTCTCCCAAACTGTAGGAAACCTCATGGATCGCCGCATGGTGGGCAAAACCTGCTCAGACACTTCGATGGACGGCCGAAGCACTGACAGCACGGCAACCActtgcagcagtggcagcactgGCAGTTTTATACAGCTGACAGGCCGCACTGGCAGTCACTTTGCGGCGCCCAATTCAAGGTAGGATAtgcagcagctggcacagagttcttttatcttttaaaGAATGTTTATTTCTTGCAGATTTCCCGCCATGCATCAGCACACGGATTTTGTGAACAATTTTATGCGCAGCATGCAGCGTTCCAGCACATCCTACGCCATGGATGGACAGGCGTATCCAAAAGTTAGCTACACAAACCCGAAGTCAACTCAGCAGAGTCAAATGCTGCGCAagaagctgcagcatcagcactcCTTTACCATCGCCCAGCAGAGCAACAGAACACGAAACGCTGGCCAGGCACAAGGCAAGAATAAACATTACTCTGAGCTCTAAAATCCACTCTTAACTTTATTCTATGCACTCTTTAGATGGCGAAATGCACAAGAAACAGCGCAGCTTTTCCACAGATAATCTACAATCAGCACAGCAGTTGGGCAGGGAATGCGCCGGCGCTGGCGCCACAAAATCAGAGTAAGTTCTGCCTCCATAACTCAATTAAACGAACCCCAACACTGGTcagtctctgcccctgcccctgtccacTTCCCACGTACGTTGACGAATGTTAACCTACATTTTTGAATGCCCCGACTCCCAGATGTGGGGGACCCCCGAAGCGGGTTAACCATTAGACCGCAAAATCAGCCGGCAGCCGGCTACACGCACCTGTGACTCACAGCCAAAAAGGAGGCTCTTAAAGGCGCTTAAAGGTGTCACGTTAGTTAAcctaaataatttaaatgcgcAGTAGGAGGCGCGTTGCTGCAATTTAAGGCTGATGGGGGGAAGCTTTTATTGTAATTCAGCGACCACTGGCCACTGGAGGCATCTGCCTGGCcaagaaaatcaattttcctTTGTGTTCTGGCTATGACTTCGGCGGCAACATACCAGAGCAAGGAGTAATAGCCAAAGAAGTCTTTGTGCTTACGTCCAGAAACTTCGCTTAGAAATTGTGTAAGGAACacgtaaaaatgtatgtaaatatgtacaattgtatgtatttatgtattccGATCTATTTGGGCATATTGGTGAAAATGTCAACTctccagacacacacacacacacgcacacctgTGTCTACAGCCCTCTCACATGGCATCGTTCGGCACACGAATCCACCCGAAGATGACTAAGAAATTCGTTTCGAACGAAGTGTCTAACCGCAAACGAGCGGCTGGTCAGAGCCGTGGCTAGTTCCTCGCTAGTTTGCCGCTTAAGACCATTCCGCGaccttttgctttggcttttcctttggctAGTTGGGCAGTGGCCTGGAGGAGGGTTTTCCtacctttgtgtgtgtgtgtgtgtgtgaatacGTGGAAAACGCAATGTcctgtttttcatttgcaactCTGGGGTTTTGTTGTGGATTCCTGGTAGGGAAATACACAAAAGTACCTGAATAGTTGTGGGGTCAGGCAGCCAACCAGTTAGCCAATGGTCAAAGCGACAGTCTGCACAGTGGTCTTGCTTGAAGTAGTTGCTCAGCGAGTGTCCACGCATTGGTCCCGAATGTATCTTTGAGGCAGGCAGTGTCGTGGCATTCACCTAAAATGCAGAATGCATTTTCCTGTGGCCCAGAGCCAGCCAGTCTGCTGGTTCGTACACGCACTCTGCTCCACTCCAGCTGGTCGTACATTTGCCAAAAGGCAGTTGAGGTTCATTCAGCACTTTGCGGGGTTATTCTCTGTACGAGTAGTGACAACAATCAGCCGCCTGCTGGCACCTGCTGCACGGACACAGAGTACAGAAAATCGATGCAAATTGTTGCAGAgagtgagcagcagcaggtcgaTGATAAGTCCACCTGGGAAGTGTTTCCGCCACCGGCAGATGGTGcacaagaaaatgtttatgcTGTGATTCCCTACAAGGAGTTGTAAGTTGATTTCCATATAATATTTTCCTATTTTGAAactcttttattattatttctctCGCAGCACAAGCGTTCACACAGGAGCGGAGCCGGAAGCGGACAAAGTACCCACGGATGGCTCACCGCTGTCTGTAAAGTCCACGAGTTACTCCCAGAAGTCCACAGCCTCAGCCAAGTCGAGCAACAGCGGAACGGAGCGACGACCTGCGAGTGCCGCGCGCAGTGCCGAAAGCGTGGATAAACAATTGGAAGTGCTCAGTCTGGAGCGCAATGCGGTGGAGACCTTTGGCGAGCTCGTCGTGGATGATATTGTATCAAGTAAGCACAAAACATGATTCCATATACAGAATACTTACAATCCTGAATCCCCTTCCAGACATAGAGGAGGAAGCGGAGCAACTGCACCGTGAGGACTCTCTCAAACGCAACGAGAGCGTCAACAGTCTCCACAGCAAAACGGAGAGCATCAAAACGCAGCTGGAGGACGCTTCCCCGCAGCTCTCAAGAGCCCAATCGACCAAGTCGCTGCCCATCGAAGAGGACATCGAAGGCAGCAACAGTTTTGTGGTGGTGGAAGAGGTGCAGCATGAGCTGCAGGCATCACCCAGTGACTCCTCGCcggtggagcagctgcaggcggaaCCACAGGCAGAAATCGTAGAGCCAGCACGCAGTTCCTTTAGCTTAAAGTCGGACAACTTGGCCCTGCAGCCGCGCAGCATTTCCCTGGAGTCACTCTACGGCGCACGCCCTGCCTCGAAGCAGGGATCCCTGGAtaacaccagcaccagcaccacagaCAACACCTCGCAGTCGGGCTCGCAGCTGGGCAACATCAGTGCTATCGCTGCCATTGCTGTCAGAGGGAAGGCCAAGCACACGCCGCTCAAGCAAAAGTCAAAGACTTCGTATTTCCTGCGCGGCCAGCGGCGTGTCTCGCCGGTGAAGCAGGCCATTAAGATCTCGCAGGCGGAACTGTTCCCCCAGAACATGTCGCGCTTCGAGAAGCCACGCGAGGCTCTACTCAAGACCCTTGACCAGCTGGACTCCAGCAACTGGGAGCTGAACATTGTGGGCTTGAAGAGCCTGGTGCGGCTGATACGCTGCCACGCGGAGTTTCTGGACAGCCACATGCACATGACCTGCATCCAGCTCACGCGCTCGGTGCGCAATCTGCGCTCCCAGGTGGCGCGCGCCTCCTGCCAAGCGGCCGCCGAGCTATTCAGCTTGAAGTCCAAGTATCTGGAGCAGGAGTGCGACGATCTCGTCTGCGCGCTGCTGCATCGCACCGCAGACACGAATCGCTTTATACGCGCGGATGCCACACACGCCCTGGAGTCCATGGTGGATCATGCGCAGCCCGTCAAGGTGCTGAATATCCTCTCCAGCAAGGGTGCGCAGCATCAGAATGCCCTCGTGCGCACCTCCACGGCCAAGCTGTTGTTCAGACTCGTCGAGCGGCTGGGCAGTGATCGCATCTACGCCATGGGGAGGGACCATCGCGACAAGTTCTTTGTGGTGGGCGCCAATCTGCTGCTCGAAGGCAGCCTGGAGACGCGCAGCTATGCCAAGTCGCTGTTCCGCGCGCTGTCCGAGCACAGCAGCTaccagcgactgctgctggaggtgaTACCAGCGCGCACGTACAGGAACGTGGAGAAGACGCTGAGGAGTATAGCACGTTAGTAGGGAACACAATTTGCATCTTTGTACAGCTTAAACTCTATTCAAGGTAGACAGACACTTAACAAAAGGCACATTCATATGGAATGCTTATCTCATAGATGAATGTGTTGTGTGGGGGGGACAGTGTGTGGTTTACTTTCTATCTATTTGTGTAGAATGTTCTTAAGGCGATTACTTAAAGACTATTAAAAACATTGTTTTCTGTAAGTGAAGCGGCTTAAATCGATTTTATGGGCATGCCCTCAGAGCAGCCTccgcttgttgttgctgcgctgATCCAAGCGTCGGTCGTGCTGATGGTGCGGCTGCGGATGCTGATGCACCCTCGGCCGATTTCGATCCATCACGGAGCTGTCGGAGCGGCGACGCAGATCCCCATTATTGTACTTGCCATTGTTCTGTCCAGCATTTCGATCGTACGGCCTGGCACCGTGCAAGCTGTGACGCGCGTGGCGGTGTGCTCCAGGGTCCATGGGCATTGGTGCGGGCAGCTCGTTCATGAACGGATTCCGTAAACGACTCTGTCCAAATGATTggggtggttgtggtggtctCGCCTTGTCTGCCCCCTGCTGCTTGATGGTTACCTTCTTCTGAAACAGCTCCAAGCCCTGGTAGAGCTCGAGGGCAAAGGGAACCGCAGATATTCGCTGGTACGTCACAAAGCCAAAGTTGCGCTGCCGCCCCGTGTTGTCCGTGGGAATGCGTACACCCTCCAGCGGACCTGCCTGCACGAACACTTCGTACAGGATCTCCTCGGTCACGCGTTCGTCCAGATTGCCACAGAATAGCGTGCGCTGctcatcatcgtcctcgtcgtcgtcgtcctcgggTTCCTCCTGGGCTGGTGCCTGGTCTGCCATGCCATTTGGCGGAA
The sequence above is a segment of the Drosophila subobscura isolate 14011-0131.10 chromosome U, UCBerk_Dsub_1.0, whole genome shotgun sequence genome. Coding sequences within it:
- the LOC117901494 gene encoding RNA-binding protein 7; this encodes MDLQVIMQKMMQDWNNYGYGMELAQHPFDQFPPNGMADQAPAQEEPEDDDDEDDDEQRTLFCGNLDERVTEEILYEVFVQAGPLEGVRIPTDNTGRQRNFGFVTYQRISAVPFALELYQGLELFQKKVTIKQQGADKARPPQPPQSFGQSRLRNPFMNELPAPMPMDPGAHRHARHSLHGARPYDRNAGQNNGKYNNGDLRRRSDSSVMDRNRPRVHQHPQPHHQHDRRLDQRSNNKRRLL
- the LOC117901402 gene encoding uncharacterized protein LOC117901402; amino-acid sequence: MFFRRILERKDSSSNNAPLPIASTATSAANGSRTRTPMSDYNSEDSESVTYVSGGTASEVKDKNNNQSGTGTGAGMKMQRRAEAPAMGGATVQLTPLWEHILRTRRLPETISPSAMFAEFHERLQDPEWQVRQHALRVLVDVLVVMQDRADSHMEEQQLIGLLVENLGHQAPTVRKGALDCLRVYLAETAVPESVVLRILDTGLSPKDSDHGRLSCGVLLSLPAILQSILHTPQRHFIVQQALQRVVQHLEQLPQQELTLKVLSKMRELLGVHEFEAIMNTVGGHTTLSKYYQLCQVYGVSEKQNRLGEVKTGAWRALPREQSWRSSSHPLDASLQLQQASCSDKGKVIMETEIQINDDTVTMRLLEADTETEESDSPARVYSQEMETKELVCRSLPSASRSRVDQDMREAAGIVQVISDSELDEPPAAAAGTENKSEPSTPSRGLKRVTFGGEVVKMRTPDSDAATSNTKRTAQPIVIALDDSSGATLQSPLEDEPLESTPSDSKTSALVVDIPNDNTKPLPRPYSSQSVRAQSQVQADHSTTSGSPSPSSKQQEADSKQTPSPHSPQLYRSRSTSPAGSNNISPKVPHKQIEVLHNLQRDPSPRSQRRNEDMAERSPSPGQSQRARSNSIISAESPVTPKSWEDLDIVNYKTLMDLRSGDWRHRLQGFAHLELALSSSSNLAQVQPYLDSLLRTLLSSERHFEVAELKRELLVNLITRLPLDNLEERTLQILTGLCRQGTAGANRVCKALMQRLPAGTIVAKLTAPEFMHAKSSKFRDHALQMSIFALMTFPGTCFDINLLTAQTIYSSLNRKRRVRQAALEVLAVLADISSVKQVLAIVSEMAAGVELGPPMLEAARMRLSRLQLPIITPDSSVLFVFNQTDTPGNRRGADVDWINQGDGSASPNAVKRRRMRAASRQRGVQEGTEAKDRTQTLHSFSHVNENLHRHSFHSPPETLDMTSPSPNDFSQRLSFGANRTMHGNLMDRRMVGKTCSDTSMDGRSTDSTATTCSSGSTGSFIQLTGRTGSHFAAPNSRFPAMHQHTDFVNNFMRSMQRSSTSYAMDGQAYPKVSYTNPKSTQQSQMLRKKLQHQHSFTIAQQSNRTRNAGQAQDGEMHKKQRSFSTDNLQSAQQLGRECAGAGATKSDDNNQPPAGTCCTDTEYRKSMQIVAESEQQQVDDKSTWEVFPPPADGAQENVYAVIPYKEFFSRSTSVHTGAEPEADKVPTDGSPLSVKSTSYSQKSTASAKSSNSGTERRPASAARSAESVDKQLEVLSLERNAVETFGELVVDDIVSNIEEEAEQLHREDSLKRNESVNSLHSKTESIKTQLEDASPQLSRAQSTKSLPIEEDIEGSNSFVVVEEVQHELQASPSDSSPVEQLQAEPQAEIVEPARSSFSLKSDNLALQPRSISLESLYGARPASKQGSLDNTSTSTTDNTSQSGSQLGNISAIAAIAVRGKAKHTPLKQKSKTSYFLRGQRRVSPVKQAIKISQAELFPQNMSRFEKPREALLKTLDQLDSSNWELNIVGLKSLVRLIRCHAEFLDSHMHMTCIQLTRSVRNLRSQVARASCQAAAELFSLKSKYLEQECDDLVCALLHRTADTNRFIRADATHALESMVDHAQPVKVLNILSSKGAQHQNALVRTSTAKLLFRLVERLGSDRIYAMGRDHRDKFFVVGANLLLEGSLETRSYAKSLFRALSEHSSYQRLLLEVIPARTYRNVEKTLRSIAR